Proteins from one Anthonomus grandis grandis chromosome 8, icAntGran1.3, whole genome shotgun sequence genomic window:
- the LOC126739724 gene encoding delta-aminolevulinic acid dehydratase, with product MSEAYKKMVQKKHILHSSIFNQTMRDWHSLKTEITPKNLMYPVFIIEAENELQEIPSMPGVARYGINKLKEYLTPLVQKGLTSVLVFGVISSLSKDESATNADSPNNPVVQALPLLRKWFPNLTIACDVCLCPYSSHGHCGILTDKGHIDNARSIKRIAEISLAYAKAGAHIIAPSDMMDGRIGAIKSILIENDLQNTVSVLSYTCKFASSFYGPFRDAAKSAPASGDRKCYQLPPGGAGVALRAAERDVEEGADFLMVKPIMAYMDILKQVKDKYPEYPMFVYQVSGEYSMIYGAAQKGVFDLKTALMEILGSYRRAGADVIITYYTPLVLDWIALKHKL from the exons atgagTGAGGCATACAAAAAAATGGTCCAGAAAAAGCACATACTGCACAGCAGCATATTTAACCAAACCATGAGAGATTGGCATtcattaaaaactgaaataaccCCCAAAAATTTGATGTACCCTGTGTTCATTAT AGAAGCTGAAAATGAACTGCAGGAAATCCCTAGCATGCCAGGGGTTGCTCGTTATGgaattaataaactaaaagaaTATTTGACACCATTGGTTCAAAAGGGGCTTACTTCTGTCCTAGTTTTTGGTGTTATCAGTTCCTTAAGCAAA gATGAATCGGCTACGAACGCAGACAGTCCCAATAATCCTGTTGTTCAAGCCCTtccactattaagaaaatggtTTCCAAACCTCACAATAGCATGTGATGTATGTCTATGCCCTTACAGTTCTCATGGACATTGTGGAATATTGACTGATAAAGGACACATTGATAATGCCAGAAGCATTAAAAGGATTGCCGAAATTTCTTTGGCTTATGCTAAGGCAG GAGCCCATATAATAGCCCCTTCAGACATGATGGACGGCCGCATCGGAGCAATAAAATCAATTCTAATAGAAAATGATTTACAAAACACCGTTTCGGTCCTATCATACACTTGTAAGTTCGCCTCGAGCTTCTATGGGCCGTTTAGAGATGCCGCCAAGTCAGCGCCAGCCTCTGGTGATCGAAAGTGTTACCAATTGCCACCTGGGGGCGCCGGTGTGGCTTTAAGGGCTGCTGAAAGAGATGTTGAAGAAG GTGCTGATTTTTTGATGGTGAAGCCTATTATGGCCTACATGGATATTCTTAAACAAGTTAAGGATAAATACCCGGAATACCCAATGTTCGTGTACCAAGTGTCTGGGGAATATTCCATGATATATGGAGCAGCtcaaaaaggtgtttttgaCCTAAAGACTGCCTTAATGGAAATATTAGGGTCCTATAGGAGAGCTG GAGCTGACgtaattattacttattatacgCCACTCGTTTTGGACTGGATAGCACTGAAACATAAACTTTAA